TCCCTTTTCATGTCTTGTTAATGAAAGGTTAGTTCCTCtctggagccaccatttgttGCTAGACGTTCCGCAAATATGAACCCGCGAAGGAAGGACCTCCTCGCTGAGATGTCATGACCTGCCAAACGCTTTGTTTATATTTACGACCGTTAATTAACGTTATCgacgtttctgttttctccaGGATACAGATAGCACTAAGTGACTACAGATGCGGTTTACAATCGGATGCAGAAGGCACATTAataatttaggtttttttttaattgggCAAGGTTTGTCTCACTATTGGGTCTGTTCTACTGCAGATTGGTACTGCCACTACAATTTGTCCTCCCGTACCGGTACACCGGCGGGTCTCAATGGACTCGAACatgaaaaaccaaataaacGAACATTAAAAAGGGGGCTCCCTAAACACAAAATCTACGTTAATTTCAGCAAAAgtcggatagttttcaagtTGTTTGAGCCAAGTTCAACTGTTGCGAATTTTGCCATGTCTCCCCAacgagaagcgagaagggaCGCCGATCGGATATGTCACCAGGAAATCCGATCATATGAAACACCGGGTAATCGCGAAATGAGAATGAAGCGAGGCATGGCACGTGAATGAGGAAAAGGGGCCCGGGAACAACTAGTAGTCAATGAATGTGTATAAATTATTGCAAAGGaatttcaaaatattgcaTGTAcatgttatttatttgattttagaaaattagttttatttcaaatttatttttcatctttcgaacggaacgaacaaACGACAAGCGTCTTTGTCAATTGTAttgacatttatttttcaatcatcaaTTCACAATTCTGGCACAATTTGTATGAACTCGATTTTCCTTTAAAAGGGCAATGCAAGTGTATTGCACATATGGCGATGTTCGACATGCTACTCAAGCTCTTCATACCATGCTTTCCTGCGTTTAAATATGAGTTTGGGCTACATTTATTGTCAAGTGGCCTTACAAACTAGTAAATGCAATATTGGAACGTTGGTGGTGGAATGCAGTTGAATGGTTTACCGTTGTAGAGCTGCACACCACAGTTACTTAGAGCCAAGCAGTAGCAGACTAGGGTTCTCCAGGTATTGCTTCCAGAGATTCGAAAAGCTAGCCATGGTAACACCGTCGATAATGCGATGATCCGCTGTCCAACTGACCACCATGATGTGAGCCGGTGTCACGTTACCGGCCGCATCAAATCGCGGCAGAACCCGTGTTTTGCCAAGTCCACCAATCGCAACCTGAGGCGTGATGACAACCGGATGTGTGTAGGTGCCACCGATCtgtagaaaaagaaaatttatggtatttttttattgtaatgtGCAACTACACAAAGCAAAATTGCATTATTGCAAAGCCACTTACGATTCCGATGTTGGATAAGGCAAAAGTTCCGTTAGCAAAATCGTTCGGTGTGAGTGCCCCTTTAGCACCTCGCTCCTGCAGTGCGTTAAGCTCGGTTGCGATCTGCAGTATCGATTTTTGCTCAACATTCTTTACGTTCGGCACTACAAGCCCTTGCGGCGTCTGCATGGCCACGCTGATGTTGTGGTAAGCTTTGTAGACAATACTTTCGCTCGATTCAACGTACGAACTGTTCAGGATTGGAAACTGGCGGAGCGCCACTGAAGCAGCCTTCAGAAAGAATGGCATGTATGTCAGCTTCGTTCCATTGCGGGCCGCCTCACCCTTGAGCTGCTCCCGCACCGCCACCAGACTGGTCAGATCCACTTCGTCACAGTAGGCGAAGTGAGGTATTTGCTATCATAAGAAAACAGATTCTCGTTATAAATGCTGGAGCATAGAGCAAACGTGCTTACCAGCGCTTTGGTCATCATTTTCGCCATAGCTCGACCCACTCCATTCAATGGTACCACCGTTTCTGCCTCCTTCGCGTCAGTAGGCCTGGGGATAATTTGACTTACTACCGGAGAGGAAGGCTGCACTAGGGTCGGATGTGGTTTAACGGTTCCCTCTGGAATGAGCTGCAGGTACTCAAGTAGATCACCCTTCAGTACGCGTCCGTTGCGCCCGGATGCCTGCACCTTTGCTAAATCGACTTTATTCTCCATGGCGATTCGGCGCACGGCTGGCGTTGCCAGCAGTTTCGCAGGGTTGGGATTTGAGCTGCTCGTACTGCTTGTTGATTGATCTGTGGCCGATGCTTTCGATGCTTTCGATGCGGCAACACCTTCATCGTCGGAGCTGCTGTCAGATTCATCATCCTTCTCTACCTCGAAATCGAGCAACGGTTTTCCGACCAGTGCGATGCTATCAACGTCATGGTGTAACTTTGAGATTTTACCATCGTATCGACTGGTTATCGTTACCGACGCCTTGTCGCTCTGCACCTCGCACAGTTTGTCGAACTGCTCAACCGTGTCGCCCACCTTGACGTACCACTCCTTTACCGTTACCTCCC
This window of the Anopheles cruzii chromosome X, idAnoCruzAS_RS32_06, whole genome shotgun sequence genome carries:
- the LOC128277207 gene encoding lipoamide acyltransferase component of branched-chain alpha-keto acid dehydrogenase complex, mitochondrial, translated to MAGLILRHHGWSSVRKLLLCPAQRRRVTPWRSRGAFHTTAMLQRLVSFQLSDIGEGIREVTVKEWYVKVGDTVEQFDKLCEVQSDKASVTITSRYDGKISKLHHDVDSIALVGKPLLDFEVEKDDESDSSSDDEGVAASKASKASATDQSTSSTSSSNPNPAKLLATPAVRRIAMENKVDLAKVQASGRNGRVLKGDLLEYLQLIPEGTVKPHPTLVQPSSPVVSQIIPRPTDAKEAETVVPLNGVGRAMAKMMTKALQIPHFAYCDEVDLTSLVAVREQLKGEAARNGTKLTYMPFFLKAASVALRQFPILNSSYVESSESIVYKAYHNISVAMQTPQGLVVPNVKNVEQKSILQIATELNALQERGAKGALTPNDFANGTFALSNIGIIGGTYTHPVVITPQVAIGGLGKTRVLPRFDAAGNVTPAHIMVVSWTADHRIIDGVTMASFSNLWKQYLENPSLLLLGSK